Part of the Candidatus Eremiobacterota bacterium genome is shown below.
CCGTACGAACGCGCGCAGACCCTGTTCCCCGAACGCCTCGCGGAGCTGCAGCAAGTGGTCGACGAGATGGGCACGCCGGCCGACCGCAAAGCGGTCGGCGATATGCGCCGCATGAACGCGGAGTGGCAGCGCACGGTCGCCGAGCCCGAGCTCACGGGCGCGCCCGGACAAGCCGCCCGGCTGCTGCGCGGCAAAATGCTGATCGACCGCTTCCGCCGCGACGTCGGACCGGTCGACGCGCACTTCGCCGCGCGCTACGGCGAGGCGCTCGCGCAGCGCGAGCGCACGATCCGCACCACCTCGTTCGTCTCGTTCGCGGCGATCGCACTGATCATGCTCGAGGTTCTCGTCTTCGCGCTCGTCGTCGCGCGCATGCGGCGCGAGCTCGACCGCGAGCGCGGCTTCGTCGAGACGCTGCAGTCGGCGGCCTCGGTACGGCTCGTCACGCCGCCGTACCTCGCGGTCGGCACCGCATACCGCTCGGCGACGCGCGGAACGCGGATCGGCGGCGACGTCTACGACGTGTACACGATCGACTCCGACCGCACGTTGCTGGTCGTCGGCGACGTCAGCGGCAAAGGGCTGGCGGCGGCGGTCGACACGACGTTCGTGCGGTACGGGCTCCGTGCGCTCGCCGGCGAGGGGCTGGCCCCGGAAGAGATCGTGCGCCGCTTCGACGCGCTCTACCACGCCGCGAATCCGAGCCCGGAATCGTTCGTCTCGCTCGTCGCCGCCATCTACGACCGGCGCGACGGCTCGCTGGCCTACACGAACGCCGGACACGAAGGCGCCTGGGTGCGGCGCGGGATCGACGTGGAGCAATTGCCGCCGAGCGGCCCGATCGTCGGGCTCGGCAGCGTTCCGTTCGCCGCGGCCCGCACGGCGCTCGGGCCGGGTGAGTTTCTCATCCTCGCCACAGACGGGTTGACCGAAGCGCGCGACCCGCGCGGCGCGCTCGTCCCAGCCGACCGCGTCCGGGCCTGGCTCGCGGCGGCCGACGCGCGCTCGCCGCAGAGCCTGGTCGACGACTTGGCTGCGTTTGCGACGCGCTACACGCGGGGGCGCGTCAACGACGATCTGGCGATCCTCGCCGTTCAGCCTCTGCCGTAACGCTGCAGCGCGGGCGGTGGGCGCGCCGCCGAGCGAGAACGCCGCCGCATGAAACGTCTGGGCATCCTGGCCGTCTCGCTGGCGCTCGTCCTGTCCGCCTGCACGCGCGTCGTCGAGACGAACGCCTCCGGCGCGGGCGGCGAACGGCACCCGTGGACGCAGCCGGGGGTGCTCCGGTTGGCGAGCTTGAGCGATCCGGACACCTTGAGCCCGCTGCTCTCGTCGTTCCAGGTTTCCGTCGACTTGTCGATGTTCTGGGCCGGCTATCTGTTCAACTACAGCGACGCCGGGGAGCTCGTTCCCGAGCTGGCCACCACCGTGCCGACTCTCGAAAACCACGGGATCTCGAAAGACGGCCTGACGATCACGTACCACCTTCGGAAAGGCGT
Proteins encoded:
- a CDS encoding SpoIIE family protein phosphatase — encoded protein: MPRTLFSFRGLILVFGLVAVGLPLALVWQLGVVRTLNILNNDIALTRQGELAAAAVLQLQLDEETGLRGYAATHRRTFLGPYERAQTLFPERLAELQQVVDEMGTPADRKAVGDMRRMNAEWQRTVAEPELTGAPGQAARLLRGKMLIDRFRRDVGPVDAHFAARYGEALAQRERTIRTTSFVSFAAIALIMLEVLVFALVVARMRRELDRERGFVETLQSAASVRLVTPPYLAVGTAYRSATRGTRIGGDVYDVYTIDSDRTLLVVGDVSGKGLAAAVDTTFVRYGLRALAGEGLAPEEIVRRFDALYHAANPSPESFVSLVAAIYDRRDGSLAYTNAGHEGAWVRRGIDVEQLPPSGPIVGLGSVPFAAARTALGPGEFLILATDGLTEARDPRGALVPADRVRAWLAAADARSPQSLVDDLAAFATRYTRGRVNDDLAILAVQPLP